The DNA region CGCGGTGGAAAATCTCGGCGTCAACTTCTCCGCTTCCTCGCCCTCCTTTCGCATGAACCTTACTGCTCTCGTTACCGTAAAAAACACCAACTTCGGTCACTTCAAGTTCAGTAATAGCACGGCTACGTTTTCGTACAGGGGTACTAAGGTTGGAGAGGGCACCATACTTCAGGCGCGCGTTAGGGCTCGATCAACCAAGAAGCTTAATGTCACGGTGTCCGTGGATTCGAAAAAGGTATCGAGGAAATCTCTGTTGCATAGTGACATCAACTCCGGGGTTCTTAAGCTTAGCAGCTATGCCAAATTGAGTGGGAAGACTCACTTGTTCAAGGCtttcaagaagaaaaagtaCGCTGAAATGAAGTGTACCATGGAGTTGAATACCAAAACAAAAGCTATACAGAATTTGGCGTGCAAATGATTGTATTGATCATCAAACTagcgttttttttttcccttcttcttgTTTGCTTGTTCTATTTAATGGGTTTGATTGTTTAAAATGgtttttttacttttgtttATGGAGGCCAGGAGAGTATCTGTTAAAAATCACTATCCCTCGGTACAcattaattctttaattttaGCTTGTGTGTGTGACTATCTTGTCGGATTTGACTGAATATTGGGTTCGATTTAATACTTTGCTTGTAATTTCCAGATCGTCTTTTATGATGATCTTTGCTGCATGGAAAATTTGTTCCATATGCATATGGTCTTAAGCTGCCCATGATCGATTGAAAATTCATCATAAAATCGTAAGGGATCATTTTCAAGTCGGGTTATCAACCAGGCAatcacaaacaaaaatgaaagaaaggtgTTGGAATATACATGTGAACTGTTTTTGTGTTCCATTAGGCCAAATTTATGATCTGAAATTCTTCGAAAAGGAGCACTACTGCACGGAAACGAAGCCGAAGTTAGCTAGCTAGGAGGGGACTGATCATCTCTAGTCACCAACCAGCGGGCCACAGCTTGCTGCTGCCAATATTAatggtgcatatatatatatatataggaatcgTTTGCTTTTGAAGTTGAATTATGGATTCAGTAACCATAGACAAGTACTCACATGGCCATCAAGTTCGCATAGAAAAGCAGGAAAAGCTTTGAGGAGCccacaaaattaaagaaagagagagagaagaaaggccctaccatatataattcttttgacatgcatgcatgaaactTGAAAGTAGACTAGACTGAAGCATATAATATTAATTGCTTTCGAATAATCTAAAGAAcagaaggaagaagagaaagattaaaaaaaaaaaaggaataattttattatagaaGAGTTCATAAGAAAAGAATAATCTAAAGAACACTAACAACAGTCCTCCGATGTCGTGATTAATTAGGTGTTAATTAAGCCTTATAAAGATCGAGAAGGAACGTGTATGGGTGGCTCTAATTTGAGAATCGGTCTCGagatttcatattaattaaattggtAATGGTGAGTCCATTAATTACATGATTCCTATATATCTGATTCGTAGTATTGTACTGCAACATAACCACTTTTTATATGTACATGATTGCTCATGACAAAAGTCATTTTTCTGTTTGACATTTGCTAGCTAATTAGTGTAGCCTGATCAATTCCAGATAGATCTCCAAGGAATTCAGATTGGCAACGTACAACAAACATACTGCAATATTAATTTTTCCTGATTATGATAAAAATTCAAAACGAACAACTAAAATCATGTATattctacaaaataaaaaatatataactaaaacataaataaaatactaataaaaATCAGTGGACTGCACCGTGGGAGAGAGCCTAGATGATCTGttaggaaataaataaaagcatgcatgcagcttATACATTAGTTCTTGTACTTCGGCTGCTTACGCCCACTGATCCGCGGTTTTCGATCAATGCCAGGGCCTTCCTAGCTAATTGGGTGGGCCTGTATATAGAACCAACCACCAAAACTGCAGTGATCTCCTCAAAAGACGGTTTGAGAACTTCCAATTCTCCGTCTATTTAAGACCCATCCATTATCTATAACCCATCATCTGCTTccaaaaagaagaggaaaatggtATATATAATGAGATATCAATGGTCAATGCTGCTCTAGTTTTAATATTATGATTCGGCTTGTTCCTATTATATTTTGGACGACGCTCCAGTGAAAAAGGTTCTCTGTCTAATAATTCCTAGTTtgtccaaaatcacattttgcTCGATCGCTTGAGTCTCTCTAAATTAAGAGTTATACTATCAGTCACATATCATTTGGATAATCTATGATTAGGTTAAGATCCTGTTAATTTTCTATCACCTCTGTTTACTACCAGAGCTGAATTGCCTACTTCCAAGTTTGCCAAGAATTCCTCGAAAATTAAACAAgataaaacagaaaataaagaaTACAAAATCATAGAAGAATTACGTGGTTCGATCCTAATGATCTACATCCACGGTAGGAATAGCTTTATCTCTTATTCAAGGAGATGGACAATACAGTTTTTATACAAGATCACAACCTCACAGATGACCTCACACAAAGATTATCTGTTgagtctttctttttttctcttgcaCTTCTATATTCCTCTCCGTGTAACATGCAAAAACAATTACAGAGCCTCACATTTATACACTTGTATAAATTACacatagaaaagaaaatgaccCTGCAGCCCTTCACCTCAAAGTAATATAATTACCCAAGTCTTGTTTCTTGAATCTTGATTCTTGGCAGCAGGCTTTAATTCATTCTTTACTTAAGGATCTAATTGTTTGACATATTATTCAACAGATCCCAATTGCCGTCGCCAACCACATATAtacctatattatatagttgaCACAGTCTTGATTTTGCGTGCATGTATCGTGTTTAAGCTGATCGGTGCAAGATAGATACATTGGTGCATGAAAATTTAATCAGTTCCTGTATGTACGTGGCTGTAACTTCTTCAGCTGTTACcgatatacataaatataaatctATTACCGATATATATGTCTCTTTTCGTGCTCCCATGGTTTTCTGATTCATGTAGCCGGACAACTTTGTTAGCCTCGATTCCAATGATCATAATGTCTCCAAATTAGGATCGATGTTAGTTtaactaaaaaggaaatgataTTTCGGAAAACGGGCTTACGGGATACTAACCATCCATCAGCAGTGACTTCATTCGAATGCGAACAATATTTTCAACATAAGAACAGAATGAAACCAAAATCAGCAGAAGAAGAAACAGAGAAAATCTACAGTCCTCGAACCAAAACATGATGTCGGATGTTTGTTTGTGTCGTGTCCCTTGGCGCATGTGATGCATCCTTGTCTCTTAAATTGtctgaaaataattataaaaaagtgtAGTAAAGTTAATATCTTGGTGCAATGAACCGtactcatctcaatttaaagTCACCCTTCTTTTGCCTGGTCTCTAGCTTGGATTGAAACCTCTCGACTCACTAGTTCAATTTAAATATCCATGAGTAAATTTTCGCAATACCCACGTCATATACTTCATCTAGTAGGCGTTTTTAAAAACCGCTGATGTTCTCTATAAAATTGGCCCCGGGTGAAGCAACGTCTTTATCTAATATCAACATGCCTAAAATGTCCTAATATGGTATACTATGAAACTCTTTCTTCTCATGCTTAGTTAACCAATCTGCACCCTCTTGACTTATAACCTTcttttataaacatattttacaaagagaagaaaaaagacaaTATTAATGATCTCCTAAGCTGTTCTCAATACCACCAACGTCCATTCACAATCGGCCTCAAAACAGTTTCCATTCAAAGAAGCCTCAGCCTCAACCATGCATGGTGTCAGTGCTAATTCCATAATCATTTGAGAATACTGCAGCAACAAATTAAAAGCACCTGCTTGATTTATGAAAACTGGCTTCTTCACTTAGGGCCTGTTTGGGATTGCGTTAGGAgtcttaaaaagtgtttaaatattcttaaaaactttttaataaaaaaaattaggtcatttggttgttacatattaaaacacttttaatgtcaaataagctaaaaagtacgtttgagaaatattatcattttctcaAAC from Carya illinoinensis cultivar Pawnee chromosome 6, C.illinoinensisPawnee_v1, whole genome shotgun sequence includes:
- the LOC122313625 gene encoding late embryogenesis abundant protein At1g64065-like produces the protein MPGDNKGARRKGNKKCLACMVAGIIAQILIIVLFVLLVMRIRNLKVRLSSVAVENLGVNFSASSPSFRMNLTALVTVKNTNFGHFKFSNSTATFSYRGTKVGEGTILQARVRARSTKKLNVTVSVDSKKVSRKSLLHSDINSGVLKLSSYAKLSGKTHLFKAFKKKKYAEMKCTMELNTKTKAIQNLACK